One genomic segment of Culturomica massiliensis includes these proteins:
- a CDS encoding fimbrial protein, whose amino-acid sequence MRRIIYNMMICCAAAWLLAACSKDDDLPGGQTGGNGNSIILDISSGALPVSRATVPAEGAEVAVSHIDVLIFNDTDEKTKVWSDRVNASANETGRITLPVKRSSFTENERYWVYLIANSTHPEKDFENLANLNALKAMTQEDENIHLTGKDIEGVPGTFLMDGIAYPEGNDEPAVAAPVVLYDGSQGNDTRLAVTLRRAAAKVVVTINKGQDVTFDSKGIGYYLRNMPYTTSVVAGADGAAKLRNTAQTSGGYLEWTANKITVTAYMYAHAWDNGSSMEQEVRLVMNIPLTYQKDTDPQLRPDNYYQIPVCNGKALNRNTCYRVTATVNAPGAENPSTPVQLTDLKYTVENWIDETVNVGGGDRPTFLVLNRYDLEMHNKEDDRTSLIFTSSSEVTAQITRVYYIDKFGREQNLEKRYPDNPNDNEWGVSTGYRWRSHGNILITPDKGLNGKLDVHSDLPRNNTIRYIEVRVTNEDGNERTVTIEQYPLEYITNIQGWYSYRDDFKNSDPNPTTYEYVGDKITGIALATRNISSWNGEYRYLTGTDGLFGGPPDGFFVSKVAKLRNDGSGQSDLYEYYYTSNSNRLRESRYSEINGRMYTIVLTGTSSEYTLGRPRMVQDTYHPELMVTDPGQDNAQLVSPSFMIGSCVGEFQVGGGNLKLDGSDNSVRVAREHCAHYVETYKDPKTDRTVTLDDWRLPTEAELKIIFKFQGSKDQDADAIDYRLNGQYYYSASGRFYNEKYTVSGTGVACVRDAYGKKE is encoded by the coding sequence ATGAGACGGATTATATACAATATGATGATTTGTTGTGCGGCGGCATGGCTTCTTGCCGCTTGCAGCAAAGATGACGATCTCCCCGGCGGGCAGACAGGAGGTAACGGCAACAGCATTATCCTCGACATCTCGTCGGGAGCGTTGCCGGTGAGTCGTGCTACCGTACCGGCCGAAGGGGCGGAGGTCGCAGTGAGCCATATCGACGTGCTGATTTTCAACGATACCGACGAGAAAACGAAGGTGTGGAGCGACCGGGTGAACGCGTCAGCCAATGAAACGGGACGGATTACACTGCCCGTAAAACGGTCGTCTTTTACGGAAAATGAGAGGTATTGGGTGTATCTGATCGCCAACAGCACCCACCCGGAAAAGGATTTTGAAAACCTCGCGAACCTGAACGCCTTGAAGGCGATGACGCAGGAGGACGAGAACATTCACCTGACAGGGAAAGACATTGAAGGTGTCCCGGGAACATTCCTCATGGACGGCATAGCCTATCCCGAAGGGAACGATGAACCGGCGGTTGCTGCTCCGGTCGTCCTCTACGACGGCTCGCAAGGGAATGACACGCGGCTGGCGGTCACGCTGCGCAGGGCAGCGGCAAAAGTCGTGGTGACCATCAACAAAGGCCAAGACGTGACTTTTGATTCCAAAGGCATAGGTTACTACCTGCGCAATATGCCCTATACCACATCGGTAGTGGCGGGTGCGGACGGTGCGGCAAAGCTGAGGAATACCGCCCAGACCTCCGGCGGCTATCTTGAGTGGACGGCGAACAAAATTACCGTAACGGCTTACATGTATGCCCATGCTTGGGACAATGGAAGTTCCATGGAGCAGGAAGTGCGCCTGGTGATGAACATTCCCCTGACTTACCAGAAGGATACCGACCCGCAACTGCGTCCCGATAACTACTACCAGATTCCTGTCTGTAACGGCAAGGCCCTGAACCGCAACACCTGCTACAGGGTAACGGCAACGGTCAATGCCCCCGGAGCGGAAAATCCCTCCACACCGGTGCAGTTGACGGATTTGAAATATACCGTGGAGAATTGGATAGACGAGACGGTAAATGTCGGAGGCGGGGACCGCCCGACTTTCCTTGTGCTCAACCGGTACGACCTGGAAATGCACAACAAGGAGGACGACCGCACCAGCCTGATCTTCACCTCCTCGTCGGAAGTGACGGCACAGATTACCCGGGTTTACTATATAGACAAGTTCGGAAGGGAACAGAACTTGGAGAAAAGATACCCCGATAATCCAAACGATAACGAATGGGGAGTGAGTACCGGATACAGATGGCGCAGCCATGGCAACATCCTCATTACTCCCGACAAGGGGCTCAACGGCAAGCTGGATGTACACAGCGACCTCCCCAGGAACAATACGATACGTTATATCGAAGTCCGGGTAACAAATGAGGACGGCAACGAACGTACCGTAACCATTGAGCAGTATCCGTTGGAATATATCACGAATATCCAGGGGTGGTACTCGTACCGCGATGATTTCAAGAATTCAGATCCTAACCCGACTACCTATGAATATGTAGGTGATAAAATTACCGGAATCGCCCTTGCCACCAGAAATATCTCCAGTTGGAACGGAGAATATAGATACCTAACGGGGACAGATGGTTTATTTGGAGGTCCTCCGGACGGATTCTTCGTTTCAAAAGTAGCAAAATTGAGGAATGATGGAAGCGGACAGTCTGATTTATATGAATACTATTACACATCAAACTCAAACAGACTTCGGGAATCCCGCTATAGCGAAATTAACGGCAGAATGTACACCATTGTATTGACAGGGACATCCAGTGAATATACTCTTGGCCGTCCACGTATGGTCCAGGATACATACCATCCGGAACTTATGGTTACGGATCCGGGACAGGACAATGCCCAATTGGTCTCGCCGTCATTCATGATAGGTTCCTGTGTAGGCGAATTCCAAGTTGGAGGAGGAAACCTGAAGCTGGACGGGAGTGACAACAGTGTCCGCGTTGCACGCGAGCACTGCGCGCATTATGTAGAAACGTATAAAGACCCGAAAACCGATAGGACGGTTACCTTGGATGACTGGCGCCTGCCCACAGAAGCCGAACTTAAAATCATTTTTAAATTCCAGGGCTCGAAAGACCAGGATGCAGACGCCATAGACTACCGCTTGAACGGACAGTACTATTACAGCGCAAGCGGAAGATTTTATAATGAGAAATACACCGTTAGCGGTACCGGAGTGGCCTGTGTACGCGATGCCTACGGTAAAAAGGAATAA
- a CDS encoding DUF5106 domain-containing protein, whose product MKMLNHTFFACLLGMSLVSCSHAQQQKTKEFRLPDVPVTLTAPEDRAAYLSLHYWDHFDFADTSLISRPEITEQAFVDFLGILPYTDRAQAAIDTLFRRAATGQEMLYHFIGLSDKYLYEPNSPMHDEELHILVLRALLDNPCLSDTDKIRPRYLLEIAMKNRPGDVAADFTVTCRDGRRRQLSGIKADYVLVYFNDPDCEDCRRVKELLTLSPVVNDLLESGRLKLLSVCVEGKTPAWEKAEFPAGWIDGYDADQRLTREQVYDLKAMPTLYLLDAEKRVILKDASFEQVEERLS is encoded by the coding sequence ATGAAGATGCTGAATCATACTTTTTTCGCCTGTCTTTTGGGCATGAGTCTCGTTTCCTGTTCACATGCCCAACAGCAGAAAACCAAGGAATTCCGTCTGCCCGACGTGCCTGTCACGCTGACGGCGCCTGAAGACAGGGCGGCGTACTTGTCCCTGCATTACTGGGACCACTTCGATTTTGCCGATACGTCGCTCATCTCCCGTCCTGAAATCACCGAGCAGGCCTTTGTCGATTTCCTCGGCATCCTGCCCTATACCGACCGGGCACAGGCTGCCATCGATACTCTTTTCCGCCGCGCCGCAACCGGACAGGAGATGCTGTATCACTTCATCGGGCTGAGTGACAAGTACCTCTACGAGCCCAATTCGCCCATGCATGACGAGGAACTGCATATCCTCGTATTGCGGGCACTGCTGGACAACCCCTGCCTGTCCGATACGGACAAGATACGTCCCCGCTACCTGTTGGAAATAGCCATGAAGAACCGTCCGGGAGACGTGGCGGCGGATTTCACCGTCACTTGCCGGGACGGCAGGCGCAGGCAGCTCTCCGGCATAAAGGCCGACTACGTGCTGGTTTACTTCAACGACCCCGATTGCGAGGACTGCCGCCGGGTGAAGGAATTGCTCACCCTGTCCCCGGTTGTGAACGACCTGTTGGAGTCCGGCCGTCTGAAACTCCTCTCCGTGTGTGTGGAGGGCAAGACCCCCGCGTGGGAAAAGGCGGAATTTCCCGCCGGTTGGATAGATGGTTATGATGCCGATCAGCGGCTTACCCGCGAACAGGTGTACGACCTCAAGGCGATGCCCACCCTTTACCTGCTCGATGCGGAAAAACGGGTGATACTCAAGGACGCTTCGTTCGAGCAGGTGGAAGAACGGTTGTCCTGA
- a CDS encoding FimB/Mfa2 family fimbrial subunit yields MKLTNIVFCLTLLAGAATSCIREDLDDCLSTNTLLLSYKGDGTTEIFPDKICRVEMFVFDAENRCVNSSILPEEQVKDRTATLPPLAAGDYRIVCLGNTHHTKVDGIATGDFGRMLFAAGDYFDEKQVAGNDSLYYATTSYTVLPYSGDEEANQTKTIEFASSHYDLSVEVAGVPAPGTRAGSLPVLEICGVSPCTDFENRACGEATDYLLETEYEAGKALLTARTNIMRHKNHENVNIRLSAAPNGEPLAEVNLARFLADNPIIDCSKHEVLIPIRIEFKSGEITVSVPEWYIEQVKPEF; encoded by the coding sequence ATGAAATTGACGAATATTGTTTTCTGCCTGACGTTGCTCGCCGGAGCCGCCACATCCTGCATCCGTGAGGATCTGGACGACTGTCTGAGCACGAACACGCTGTTGCTCAGCTACAAGGGCGACGGCACCACGGAAATATTCCCCGACAAGATCTGCCGGGTGGAGATGTTCGTATTCGATGCAGAAAATCGATGCGTCAATTCGAGTATCTTACCAGAGGAACAGGTCAAGGACCGCACGGCTACGCTTCCCCCGCTCGCTGCCGGAGACTACCGGATTGTCTGCCTGGGGAACACCCACCACACGAAGGTCGATGGCATCGCCACGGGCGATTTCGGCCGGATGCTCTTTGCCGCCGGGGATTATTTCGACGAGAAACAGGTTGCCGGCAACGATTCACTTTACTATGCTACGACCTCTTATACCGTACTGCCTTACAGCGGTGATGAAGAGGCAAACCAGACCAAAACCATAGAGTTCGCCAGCTCTCACTACGATCTGTCGGTGGAAGTGGCCGGAGTTCCCGCCCCGGGAACCCGCGCAGGCTCGCTGCCTGTGCTTGAGATATGCGGAGTCTCGCCCTGTACCGATTTTGAGAATCGGGCCTGTGGGGAGGCAACCGACTATTTGCTTGAAACCGAATACGAAGCCGGAAAAGCGTTGCTCACGGCCCGTACCAACATAATGCGTCACAAGAACCACGAGAACGTGAACATCCGCCTGAGCGCCGCCCCGAACGGGGAACCGCTGGCCGAAGTCAACCTCGCCAGGTTCCTTGCCGACAATCCTATTATAGACTGTTCCAAACATGAAGTGCTCATCCCGATACGCATCGAGTTCAAGTCGGGAGAAATCACGGTAAGCGTACCCGAATGGTACATCGAACAAGTGAAACCTGAGTTTTAG
- a CDS encoding fimbrial protein: MLNTRKILYWAVTAVCCGLLPCGCVKEDAASLGERHDVAVRLNVGTCAVGETDGTPTGEESAIHSLRVYAFVKGQLAGHEFRSGDMETPATFWMDLTMTSLTTETVDFYIIANEKAMSTPGAEKTFTENTTEAELNDFTFTTLTRDVQAYGLPMFGKESKTIDFSKLSNRQPIDPGHSGHTPLEDVLTFQLKRPIGKLGVFAAKEAGEAGELCVTDLTLLEAGTRAYNYLMPQTDETLKLAGATGTGEFSLVPSSAPVTKTLATNITPEERQNPENYTPVLGAPFYPFENPWGSDSWNTPGDEHGNILKIGYTFDSEPREGLVYMPRIERNKYYAVCCLMHNSGKITVAYDVADWEDGGDYQLEFDYPSYELLQPFGGGTAPYAQPTVYYNGGASSTAGTYSFRFTITGPVRQEWQPTLFDATAADYELTVYQNVDGVNTLVTPPYVASDTAYEIRVRALKGENVDKQFSLGIAYTPKWDPSGSSLLLINMQSGATNWTGSESTEKIVIKQVDIPTN, translated from the coding sequence ATGCTGAATACAAGAAAAATATTATACTGGGCAGTTACAGCAGTGTGCTGTGGCCTGTTGCCGTGCGGGTGCGTCAAGGAAGATGCCGCATCGCTCGGGGAACGGCACGATGTGGCAGTGCGGCTCAACGTAGGGACATGCGCTGTCGGCGAAACCGACGGCACACCGACCGGCGAAGAATCGGCCATTCACTCGCTTCGTGTCTATGCCTTTGTAAAAGGACAACTGGCGGGCCACGAGTTCCGGAGCGGAGACATGGAGACTCCGGCTACATTCTGGATGGATCTGACGATGACTTCCCTGACTACCGAAACGGTAGACTTCTACATCATCGCGAACGAGAAGGCCATGAGTACCCCAGGTGCCGAGAAAACCTTTACGGAAAATACTACGGAAGCGGAACTAAATGATTTCACGTTTACCACGCTGACACGAGATGTCCAAGCCTACGGACTTCCAATGTTCGGCAAGGAATCCAAAACAATCGACTTCTCGAAACTTTCTAACCGTCAGCCGATCGACCCCGGCCATTCGGGGCATACACCGCTGGAAGATGTCTTGACGTTCCAACTGAAGCGTCCCATAGGCAAGTTGGGCGTGTTCGCGGCCAAAGAAGCAGGTGAGGCAGGAGAGCTGTGTGTAACGGACCTGACCTTGCTGGAAGCCGGAACGCGTGCGTATAATTACCTGATGCCACAGACCGACGAAACGCTGAAACTGGCAGGCGCCACTGGTACCGGCGAGTTTTCACTCGTCCCCTCTTCAGCACCGGTAACGAAGACGCTGGCCACGAATATCACGCCCGAAGAGAGGCAGAACCCCGAAAACTACACGCCTGTACTGGGGGCTCCTTTTTATCCTTTCGAGAACCCTTGGGGCAGCGATTCGTGGAACACACCGGGTGATGAGCATGGAAACATCCTCAAAATCGGCTACACGTTCGACAGCGAGCCGCGCGAAGGTCTGGTCTATATGCCACGCATTGAAAGGAACAAGTATTATGCGGTATGCTGCCTGATGCACAACAGCGGCAAGATAACTGTCGCATACGATGTGGCCGACTGGGAGGACGGTGGAGATTATCAGTTGGAGTTCGATTACCCTTCCTATGAACTGCTGCAACCTTTCGGTGGAGGGACCGCCCCCTACGCGCAGCCGACGGTTTACTACAATGGCGGCGCATCATCGACAGCGGGAACCTACTCTTTTAGGTTCACCATCACAGGTCCTGTGAGACAGGAATGGCAGCCCACGCTGTTTGATGCCACAGCCGCAGACTATGAACTGACGGTATATCAAAACGTGGATGGTGTCAACACACTCGTGACACCGCCTTATGTGGCTTCCGATACAGCGTACGAAATCCGGGTAAGGGCACTGAAAGGCGAGAACGTGGACAAGCAGTTCTCGTTGGGCATCGCCTATACCCCGAAGTGGGATCCTTCGGGAAGCTCGCTCCTGCTGATCAACATGCAGAGCGGAGCCACGAACTGGACAGGAAGCGAGAGCACCGAGAAGATTGTAATCAAACAGGTTGACATACCTACAAACTAA